In Streptomyces erythrochromogenes, the DNA window GTCCAGCTTGTGCGGCTTGACGATCGCGGTGATCAGCTTCATGCGTCAACCTTCTTGCTCGCGGCGGAGGGGGTGGGGGCGGCGGTGCTCCGCGCGGCGGCTCCGCCACCGGCTCCGCTGAAGTCGTATGCGGTCTCGGCGTGTTCGATCTGGTCGATGCCGGCGACCTCGTCGTCCTCGGAGACCCGCATCCCGATGGTCTTGTCGAGGAGGAAGGCGAGCACTGCGGATGCCACCAGAGAGTAGGCGAGGACGGAGAAGACCCCGACGGCCTGCTTGCCGAGCTGCTCCAGGCCGCCGCCGTAGAAGAGGCCGGCGACGTCGGACTGGACCCCGCCGGTGGCGAAGAGGCCGACGAGCAGGGAGCCGGCGACACCGCCGACGAGGTGGACGCCGACGACGTCGAGGGAGTCGTCGTAGCCGAACTTGTACTTGAGGCCCACCGCCATGGCGCACAGCACACCGGCGATGGCGCCGACGGCGATCGCGCCGAGCGGGCTGACGGCACCGCCCGCGGGGGTGATGGCGACGAGGCCGGCGACCGCGCCGGAGGCGGCGCCGAGGGTGGTGAAGGAGCCGTGGCGCAGCTTCTCGTAGGCGAGCCAGGCCAGCATGGCGGCGGCGGTGGCGACCTGCGTGTTGACGAACATGACCGCGCCGACGCCGTCGTCGTTGCCGAGCCAGGAGCCCGCGTTGAATCCGAACCAGCCGAACCAGAGGAGACCGGCGCCCAGCATCACGAGGGGGAGGCTGTGCGGGCGCATCGGGTCCTTCTTGAAGCCGACGCGCTTGCCGATGACCAGGATCACTCCGAGGGCGGCGGCGCCCGCGTTGATGTGGACGGCGGTGCCGCCGGCGAAGTCGATGACGCCCATCTCGAAGAGCCAGCCGCCTGCGCCCCAGACCCAGTGGGCGACGGGGAAGTAGACGACGGTGACCCAGAGCGCGGTGAACAGGATCCAGGCGCTGAACTTCACGCGGTCGGCGAGGGCGCCGCTGATCAGGGCCGGGGTGATGACGGCGAACATCAGCTGGAAGACGGCGAAGACGTAGACCGGGATGGTGTAGCCGTCCCAGAGCTCGGTGATCCCGATGCCGCTCAGGCCCACGTAGTCGGAGTTCCAGCCGATGAGGGAGCCGGAGTCGGTGCCGAAGGCGAGGCTGAAGCCGTAGAGGACCCAGAGGATCGTGACGATCCCGAGGCTGATGAAGCTCATCATCAGCATGTTGAGACTGCTCTTGACGCGGACCATGCCTCCGTAGAAGAAGGCGAGTCCCGGGGTCATCAGCATGACCAGGGCGGAGCAGATGAGCATGAACCCGGTGTTCGCGGCAGACAGCGTCGGGGCGTCTGCAGCGAGGGTCGTGATGGCTGATGCCATCGGCGTCTCCTCGTCGTCGGTACGTTCGCGTGCGGGCGATCGTGAAAACCTGAGCGGCGGCAGAAGGAACTGGCCGGTTATTGGCCATGAGATTCGCGCAGGCCGGTTTCCGGCGGCGCCGCCCGATGTTTCGCGGCCGTGACGAAGAGGTCCGTGCTGTTACGCGGCGATGAACACGGCAACCATCAATTGGGCGACCACGACGGCGAGCGACCCCCTCCGCGAGAGCGGCGCCGGTTCAGGCGCAAAGGGGGAACCGGCCGCGGCAGTGACCCGGACGTCCTGGCTGGGGGAGCCTGATCGGGCTTCACGGGGTGACTGCCGCGGCCGGAGCCTGGGGGTGGCCGCCGGGGCCGTCAGACGGCCTCCGCGGCTTCGGGGAGCCGTGAGGCGAGGTGGTCGGTGAGCCGGACCACCTCGGCGACGTCGCCGTATTCACGGGCGGCGCTGTCGACGGTCTTGCGGAGGCGGGTGTTCACCCGTTCGGAGCGCACCTTTCCCGCCACGTCGAGGGCCCGGTCGACGAGGGTGGCGGCCTGCTCGGGCTCGCGCTGGAGCAGGTGGACGGTGGCCATGCCGATGAGGTTGAGGGCGTAGGAGCGCTGGTGCTCCTGGTCCTTCTCGAAGAGCTCGACGGCCCGTTCCATGACGGGTTCGGCGAGGGAGGCGTACATGGGGCTGCGGCCGGCGACATAGGCCAGGTCCCGGTACGAGTGGGAGTTCTCGCCGTTGAGCTCGGCCTCGGAGAAGAAGCGGATCCAGTCGGGTTCCGGCTCGCCCGCGAAGCCGACGTCGCCGAAGGTGTCCTCGGCCATCCGCACGGCCCGCTTGCAGCGGCTGGGCTGGCCCATGTTGGCGTAGGCGCGGGCCTCCATCGCATACAGCATGGCCTGGGTGCGCGGGCCGGCGCAGTCGCGGCTGCCGTACTGCGCGAGGTGGATGAGTTCGAGGGCGTCCTCGGGCCGGCCCAGGTGGATCATCTGGCGGCTCATCCCGGAGAGGATGTACGAGCCGAGCGGCTTGTCCCCGGCCTCCTTGGCGGCATGCAGCGCGAGGACGAAGTACTTCTGCGCGGTGGGGTGCAGGCCGATGTCGTAGCTCATCCAGCCGGCCAGTTCGGCCAGTTCCGCGGCGACCTTGAAGAGCCGCTTCATGACCGGGGCGGGGTGGTTCTCCTGGAGCAGGTCGGTGACCTCGTGGAGCTGCCCCACGACGGCCTTGCGGCGCAGGCCCCCGCCGCACTGGGCGTCCCACTGGCGGAACATGACGGTGGTGGCGTCGAGGAGGTCGAGCTCCGGTTCGGAGAGCCGGGGCGGGCGGTGGCCGCCGAGGGCCCCCGTCGGCCCCGCCCCGCGCGGTCCCGGGTCGGCGGCCGGGGCCGGGACGAGCCAGCGCTGCATGGGCTCGATGAGGGCGGGGCCGGCGGAGAGCGCGAGGGAGGTCCCGAGGAAGCCGCGGCGGGCCAGCATCAGGTCGCTGCGGGAGAACTCGCCGAGCAGTTCGACGGTCTGCGGGCCGGCCCAGGGCAGGTCGACCCCGGAGACGGAGGGGGTCTGGTGGGCGGTGCGCAGGCCGAGCTGTTCGATGGCGACGACAGATCCGAAGCGCTCGGAGAACAGCTCGGACAGGATGCGCGGAACGGGCTCGCGGGGCTGTTCGCCGTCCAGCCAGCGGCGCACCCGGGAGGTGTCCGTGCTGATGTGGTGGGCGCCCATCTGCCGGGCCCTGCGGTTGACCTGCCGGGCGAGCTCGCCCTTCGACCATCCGCTGCGGACGAACCACGACGTCAGCTGTTCGTTGCGCGCAGCAGCATCGTCCATCGTTCCGCTTGCGCCATTGCCGCTCACTGGAACGCCCCCATCCGCTCAGCCTCTTCCTTACGAAACCCTGGCCGGGACGCCGAGCGCCACCACGGACCTTCACAGGTCCTTCACGCATTGCCTCCGGCATACCCACGCACGGGGCCCGCCTCAGGGTTCGTGTACCGAAAGTAATCCTACGATCACCCCTGCGGCGAGGTCGTTTCCAGAAACGCCACCATTCGCCACCCCTTCGAATGAACTCGCCACCGGCCAGGCGCGATTCACTTGACACGAAGGTGAAACGGACCGGTTGGACTGGAGTGCGCTCGGGGCGCGCGCGGCGAGGAGTGCGCCGGGCGGGCAGTGTCGGGCACTCCCCCGGCGGCGGGCTCCGCCGGCGTCCTCACCACAGGCGTCGTAACCACCGGCGCGTCCGACCCGTTGGAGGGGGCATGGGCATGGGCATGGGCTTCACGATCGGCGGCAGCCGCGGCACCAAGGAGTTCCGTTCCGGTACCCGGCGCCGCGGCCGGACCTCGGAGTGCACGACGGTGGCGGAGTACACCGGGCTGTGGGGCTGGGACGTGGTCCCCGGGGCGCGCGCCGCGGCGCCCTCCCGCGACTGCTCCTGCGGTGACGGCCGGTGCGCCCTGCCCGGAGCGCATCCGCTGGCCTTCGCGCCCACCGTCCCGGCCGGCGCCACGCTGGACGAGGTCACCGAGGCCTGGGGGGACTACCCCGGCGCCGCGGTCCTGCTACCGGTGGGCCGCGCCTTCGACGTCATCGAGGTCTCCGAGGAGGCGGGGCGGCGCGCGCTGGTGCGGCTGGAGCGGATGGGCCTGCCGCTCGGCCCGGTCATCGTCACCGCGGACGGCCGGGCGCAGTTCTTCGTGGCCCCCGGTGCGGCGGCGGAGCTGCCGCAGCTGCTGTACCGGATGGGCTGGGACGACGCCGACCTGGACCTGCGCGCCCTGGGCCCGGGGGCTTTCGTGACGGCCCCGCCCTCCGACCGGGCCGGGCTCGGCCAGGTGTGCTGGCTGCGCCCGCCCGCCCTCGACTCGGCCGGCGGCCCGCCGCAGGCGCGGCTGCTGCTGGGGACCCTGGCGTACATCTGTCACCGGTTCCGCCGCTGAGGGGTCCCGTACGCACCGGTGCCCCCGCGTTCCTCACGGAAGGCGGGGGCACCGGTATGTGCGCGGGAGCCGTGCTCAGTCGCCGATCAGGGCGTCCACGAAGGCCTCGGGCTCGAACGGCGCCAGGTCGTCCGCGCCCTCGCCCAGACCGACGAGCTTGACCGGGACGCCCAGCTCGCGCTGGACAGCGACGACGATGCCGCCCTTGGCGGTGCCGTCGAGCTTGGTCAGCACGATGCCGGTGATGTCCACGACCTCGGCGAAGACGCGCGCCTGGGTCAGGCCGTTCTGCCCGGTGGTGGCGTCCAGGACCAGCAGGATCTCGTCCAGCGGGCCGTGCTTCTCCACGACGCGCTTGACCTTGCCGAGCTCGTCCATGAGGCCGGTCTTGGTGTGCAGCCGGCCGGCGGTGTCGATGAGCACGACGTCGGCGCCCTCGGCGATGCCCTCCTTGACCGCGTCGTAGGCGATCGACGCCGGGTCGCCGCCCTCGGGGCCGCGCACGGTACGGGCGCCTACGCGGTCGCCCCAGGTCTGCAGCTGGTCCGCGGCGGCGGCGCGGAAGGTGTCGGCCGCGCCGAGCACCACGCTGCGGCCGTCGGCGACGAGCACCCGGGCCAGCTTGCCGGTGGTGGTGGTCTTGCCGGTGCCGTTGACGCCGACGACCATGATCACACCGGGGGTGTCCTCGCCGCTCTCCGTCTTCACGGCGCGGTCGAAGTCGGTGCCGACCAGGGTCAGCAGCTCTTCCTTGAGCAGGGCGCGCAGGTCCGCCGGGGTGCGGGTGCCGAGGACCTTGACCCGCGAGCGGAGCCGCTCGACGAGCTCCTGGGTGGGCACGACGCCTACGTCGGCGACGAGGAGGGTCTCCTCGATCTCCTCCCAGGTGTCCTCGTCGAGGTGCTCGCGCGAGAGCAGCGTGAGCAGCCCCTTGCCGAGGGAGTTCTGCGACCGGGCGAGGCGGGCGCGCAGCCGGACCAGGCGGCCGGCGGTGGGCTCGGGCACCTCGATCTCGGGCGCCGCCGGAACCTCCGGCTCGGCTGCCGGCGCCTCGACGGGAGCCTCGGCCTCCGGGAGTCCGACCTCCTCGATCGTGCGGCGCGGCTCTTCCGCCGTCTCTACGGCGTCCTCCCCCACCTGCGGCTCGGCAGGCGGGGCAGTGATGGTCGGCGTGCTCGGCGGTGCCGGGGGCGGCAGCTGCTTCTTCTTGCGGCTGCTGACCACGAGCCCGCTGATCGCGCCGACCGCGACCAGGGCGATGACTACAGCAAGGATGAGGATGTCCATAACCCCACCAGTATCGGCCACGGCCACCTGGGAGCCGGGAACCCGGGCGTTCGGACCGGGACGTAAGCCTCTGTTTGTTGTTTTAGCGGCACATCTACGATGATGGGCGACTTCCTCTCACACCTCCCAGGGAGCAGACGCATGCCTGCCGAGCCCGCCGACGGCGGAAACGAAACCGCGATAGAGACCCGCGGCCTGGAGCCCGTCCCGGACGGCGAGCGCGGCGGCCGGGTCCGCGAACTGGTCCCCACCTGGGTCGCCGCCAACATCAGCGTGCTGCTGCTGACCATGGGCGCCGGTTTGGTGATCTTCAACAAGCTCAACATCTGGCAGGTGCTCGTCGTCGCCGTGGCCGCACCGGTCGTGTCGTACGGGATCGTCGGCCTGATATCGATCGCGGGCAAGCGCGGCG includes these proteins:
- a CDS encoding ammonium transporter; translation: MASAITTLAADAPTLSAANTGFMLICSALVMLMTPGLAFFYGGMVRVKSSLNMLMMSFISLGIVTILWVLYGFSLAFGTDSGSLIGWNSDYVGLSGIGITELWDGYTIPVYVFAVFQLMFAVITPALISGALADRVKFSAWILFTALWVTVVYFPVAHWVWGAGGWLFEMGVIDFAGGTAVHINAGAAALGVILVIGKRVGFKKDPMRPHSLPLVMLGAGLLWFGWFGFNAGSWLGNDDGVGAVMFVNTQVATAAAMLAWLAYEKLRHGSFTTLGAASGAVAGLVAITPAGGAVSPLGAIAVGAIAGVLCAMAVGLKYKFGYDDSLDVVGVHLVGGVAGSLLVGLFATGGVQSDVAGLFYGGGLEQLGKQAVGVFSVLAYSLVASAVLAFLLDKTIGMRVSEDDEVAGIDQIEHAETAYDFSGAGGGAAARSTAAPTPSAASKKVDA
- the nsdA gene encoding transcriptional repressor NsdA, which codes for MSGNGASGTMDDAAARNEQLTSWFVRSGWSKGELARQVNRRARQMGAHHISTDTSRVRRWLDGEQPREPVPRILSELFSERFGSVVAIEQLGLRTAHQTPSVSGVDLPWAGPQTVELLGEFSRSDLMLARRGFLGTSLALSAGPALIEPMQRWLVPAPAADPGPRGAGPTGALGGHRPPRLSEPELDLLDATTVMFRQWDAQCGGGLRRKAVVGQLHEVTDLLQENHPAPVMKRLFKVAAELAELAGWMSYDIGLHPTAQKYFVLALHAAKEAGDKPLGSYILSGMSRQMIHLGRPEDALELIHLAQYGSRDCAGPRTQAMLYAMEARAYANMGQPSRCKRAVRMAEDTFGDVGFAGEPEPDWIRFFSEAELNGENSHSYRDLAYVAGRSPMYASLAEPVMERAVELFEKDQEHQRSYALNLIGMATVHLLQREPEQAATLVDRALDVAGKVRSERVNTRLRKTVDSAAREYGDVAEVVRLTDHLASRLPEAAEAV
- a CDS encoding bifunctional DNA primase/polymerase; amino-acid sequence: MGFTIGGSRGTKEFRSGTRRRGRTSECTTVAEYTGLWGWDVVPGARAAAPSRDCSCGDGRCALPGAHPLAFAPTVPAGATLDEVTEAWGDYPGAAVLLPVGRAFDVIEVSEEAGRRALVRLERMGLPLGPVIVTADGRAQFFVAPGAAAELPQLLYRMGWDDADLDLRALGPGAFVTAPPSDRAGLGQVCWLRPPALDSAGGPPQARLLLGTLAYICHRFRR
- the ftsY gene encoding signal recognition particle-docking protein FtsY, yielding MDILILAVVIALVAVGAISGLVVSSRKKKQLPPPAPPSTPTITAPPAEPQVGEDAVETAEEPRRTIEEVGLPEAEAPVEAPAAEPEVPAAPEIEVPEPTAGRLVRLRARLARSQNSLGKGLLTLLSREHLDEDTWEEIEETLLVADVGVVPTQELVERLRSRVKVLGTRTPADLRALLKEELLTLVGTDFDRAVKTESGEDTPGVIMVVGVNGTGKTTTTGKLARVLVADGRSVVLGAADTFRAAAADQLQTWGDRVGARTVRGPEGGDPASIAYDAVKEGIAEGADVVLIDTAGRLHTKTGLMDELGKVKRVVEKHGPLDEILLVLDATTGQNGLTQARVFAEVVDITGIVLTKLDGTAKGGIVVAVQRELGVPVKLVGLGEGADDLAPFEPEAFVDALIGD